In the genome of Brassica rapa cultivar Chiifu-401-42 unplaced genomic scaffold, CAAS_Brap_v3.01 Scaffold0923, whole genome shotgun sequence, one region contains:
- the LOC103848972 gene encoding uncharacterized protein LOC103848972 yields MAAERKKETIRLEPESVIPILKPKLIMTLANLIEHSNDRQEFLKLCKRIEYTVRAWYNLQFEDLMQLYSLFDPVHGAQKLQQQNLTSQEIDVLEQNFLAYLFQVMDKSNFKITTDDEIEVARSGQYLLNLPIKVDESKLDKKLLKRYFEEHPHENLPDFSDNYVIFRRGIGMDKTTDFFFMEKLDVIISRIWSCFLKITWLDKLRANRSSRHQKKDPKKDDETNPEADDEDLYVERIRLENTQLSVKSFLSKLTIQEPTFDRMIVVYRRASSKTNLERGIYVKHFKNIPMADMEIVLPEKRNPGLTPMDWVKFLISAVVGLVAVVTSVEMPKADPWVIFAVLSTVVGYCAKTYFTFQQNMATYQNLITQSMYDKQLDSGKGTLLHLCDDVIQQEVKEVMISFYILMEQGKATLEDLDLRCEELIKEEFGERCNFDVDDAVQKLEKLGIVARDTIGRYYCMGLKRANEIIGTTTEELVLKAKQGVTPS; encoded by the exons AACATAGCAATGATAGACAAGAGTTTCTCAAGCTCTGCAAGAGAATTGAATACACTGTCCGAGCTTGGTATAATCTTCAGTTTGAAGATTTGATG CAACTCTACTCTCTTTTTGATCCTGTACACGGTGCTCAGAAACTCCAGCAGCAGAACCTAACTTCTCAGGAAATTGATGTGCTTGAACAGAATTTCCTCGCTTACTTGTTTCAG GTTATGGACAAGAGCAACTTTAAAATAACAACAGATGATGAGATCGAGGTTGCACGCTCTGGGCAGTATCTTCTTAATCTTCCCATCAAAGTTGACGAGTCAAAG CTTGACAAGAAGCTACTCAAGAGATATTTTGAGGAGCACCCACATGAAAATCTTCCAGACTTTTCTGATAAT TATGTCATCTTCAGGCGTGGTATTGGGATGGATAAGACCACCGATTTCTTTTTCATGGAGAAATTAGATGTGATCATATCACGTATTTGGTCATGTTTCCTGAAAATCACTTG GTTAGATAAGTTACGTGCCAATCGGTCAAGCAGACATCAAAAGAAAGATCCCAAAAAAGATGATGAGACAAACCCTGAAGCAGATGATGAGGACTTGTATGTGGAGCGTATTCGCCTTGAGAATACCCAATTGAG CGTTAAGAGTTTCTTGAGCAAGCTCACGATACAAGAGCCTACATTTGATAGAATGATTGTTGTTTATAG GCGAGCCAGCTCTAAAACAAATCTAGAACGAGGAATTTACGTCAAGCATTTCAAAAACATTCCTATGGCCGACATGGAGATTGTGCTT CCTGAGAAAAGAAATCCTGGACTGACTCCAATGGATTGGGTCAAATTTCTGATATCTGCCGTAGTTGGTCTG GTTGCCGTTGTCACTTCAGTTGAGATGCCGAAAGCAGACCCATGGGTAATCTTTGCAGTTCTCTCCACAGTGGTTGGTTATTGTGCCAAAACATACTTCAC TTTCCAGCAGAACATGGCGACGTACCAGAACCTGATAACGCAGTCAATGTATGATAAACAACTAGACAGCGGGAAGGGAACGCTATTACACTTGTGCGATGACGTTATTCAGCAAGAA GTTAAAGAGGTGATGATTTCCTTCTACATACTAATGGAGCAGGGGAAAGCTACCTTGGAG GATCTGGATCTGAGATGTGAGGAACTGATAAAGGAAGAGTTTGGTgagaggtgtaactttgatgtGGACGATGCAGTTCAAAAGCTAGAGAAGTTGGGGATTGTTGCGCGTGACACCATCGGAAGGTACTACTGCATGGGGCTGAAGCGAGCCAACGAGATCATAGGGACCACCACCGAGGAGCTTGTCCTTAAGGCCAAACAGGGCGTCACCCCTTCTTGA